In Bordetella holmesii ATCC 51541, the following proteins share a genomic window:
- a CDS encoding thiamine pyrophosphate enzyme, C-terminal TPP binding domain protein, whose product MSRRPVKTTEEFRMNGSEAMVHTLLNHGVSVCFANPGTSEMHFVSALDRLPQMRCILGLFEGVVTGAADGYYRMTRQPAATLLHLGSGLGNGLANLHNAKRARSGILNIIGEHAQDHIANDAPLTSDIQAIARPVSHWVRTCASAATAAADTAAAVHAASGAPGKVASLILPANAAWEPSAGGAVRPQRARPAPSPAASVVDAIAQALRTPDVRPEEIALLLGGRAMLGEGPRLASQIAARVGCQLLAETKNARSQRGAGHVNIPQIPYPLNGALQALSGVRLLILVDAVAPVAFFGYPDKPRFLTHPDCRIETLATAEEDAMTALAALNDAVGGRADQMVLVGSGARDQPWDEQARPNSQDMGRVMAALLPDHAIVVDEAITTGRQLQTGAAAGLAHDWLEITGGAIGYGLPCAVGAAVACPDRKVVAVIGDGSAMYTLQSLWTMAREGLDITVIICANRKYQILQGELSAMGGPPPAANATRMLTLDAPCLDWVKLAEGQGLSATRVATMAGFATSLAAGLASGAPNLIEVLI is encoded by the coding sequence ATGTCCAGACGCCCGGTCAAGACCACGGAGGAGTTCCGCATGAATGGCTCGGAAGCAATGGTTCACACCCTGCTGAACCATGGCGTTTCAGTATGTTTTGCCAACCCCGGCACCTCGGAGATGCACTTCGTCTCCGCGCTGGACCGCCTGCCTCAGATGCGGTGCATACTCGGCCTGTTCGAAGGTGTGGTCACCGGTGCGGCTGACGGGTACTACCGCATGACGCGTCAACCAGCCGCCACCTTGCTGCATTTGGGATCAGGCCTGGGCAATGGGCTGGCAAATCTGCACAATGCCAAACGCGCGCGCTCGGGCATCCTCAATATCATTGGCGAACATGCGCAGGACCACATCGCCAATGACGCTCCTCTTACCTCCGATATCCAGGCTATCGCACGGCCGGTTTCGCACTGGGTGCGCACCTGCGCATCGGCGGCGACCGCCGCGGCCGACACCGCCGCGGCCGTGCATGCGGCCAGTGGCGCGCCCGGCAAGGTGGCATCTCTGATCCTGCCCGCCAACGCCGCGTGGGAGCCCTCTGCGGGCGGAGCCGTGCGGCCACAGCGGGCGCGGCCAGCGCCCTCGCCGGCAGCCAGCGTAGTCGACGCCATCGCGCAGGCCCTGCGAACGCCTGACGTGCGCCCGGAAGAAATCGCCCTCTTGCTGGGCGGGCGGGCCATGCTGGGTGAGGGCCCTCGCCTGGCGTCCCAGATCGCCGCGCGTGTCGGATGCCAATTGCTGGCCGAAACCAAAAACGCGCGCTCGCAGCGCGGCGCCGGGCACGTCAACATCCCGCAGATACCTTACCCCTTGAACGGCGCGCTGCAAGCCCTGTCTGGCGTGCGACTGCTCATTCTCGTCGATGCGGTGGCGCCGGTCGCTTTCTTCGGCTATCCGGACAAACCGCGCTTTCTCACGCACCCGGACTGTCGCATCGAGACCCTGGCCACCGCCGAAGAGGATGCGATGACGGCGTTGGCCGCGCTCAACGACGCCGTGGGCGGACGAGCCGATCAAATGGTGCTCGTCGGTTCGGGGGCCCGCGACCAGCCATGGGATGAGCAAGCCCGGCCCAACTCCCAGGACATGGGCCGGGTCATGGCGGCTCTGCTGCCCGATCACGCCATCGTCGTCGATGAGGCGATCACCACCGGACGCCAACTGCAGACCGGCGCGGCGGCCGGTCTGGCCCACGACTGGCTGGAAATCACTGGCGGCGCCATCGGCTACGGACTGCCATGCGCGGTCGGCGCCGCCGTCGCTTGTCCCGACCGAAAAGTGGTCGCAGTCATCGGCGATGGCAGCGCCATGTACACCTTGCAATCCCTCTGGACCATGGCCCGCGAGGGGCTGGATATCACGGTCATCATCTGCGCCAATCGCAAGTACCAAATCCTGCAGGGCGAGCTCTCCGCCATGGGCGGCCCGCCGCCAGCGGCCAACGCCACACGCATGCTCACGCTAGACGCACCCTGCCTGGACTGGGTCAAGCTGGCCGAAGGCCAGGGGCTTAGTGCCACGCGCGTGGCCACCATGGCGGGCTTCGCCACATCTTTAGCTGCGGGCCTGGCCAGCGGCGCACCGAATCTGATCGAGGTCCTGATCTGA
- a CDS encoding glycosyl Hydrolase Family 88 family protein, with translation MGLEELVQRVSGFIRDNPNERDCWQKAAEISGLLVWEMAEFQPLAKRWIDRAVATQKSDGNLSYGDWHTSSGGHIRSFTPLASETAAVGAPMMQLHRRHPDPRYLESAARQYQALRDAPRTTEGGIWSRGEGPELWIDFTYLMCPFMADYGKLAGEPAAVDEAFAQFRVHVVRLVDSEFHLARHAWCEKPNHFPQSTFWARGNGWLLACCAELLTIAPDHAQAPFVRDTYARVLGAMAGMQDASGYFFHVLDDPLSNLEASATLMFAYAAERAIELDVPVAACPAEQLRARAIKAFTVVAGSVESCGRVPGVAMVPGGPGVPFGWTLFGQGFFLLAAHALRDHLHGLEV, from the coding sequence ATGGGCCTGGAGGAGTTGGTTCAGCGCGTCAGCGGGTTTATTCGGGACAACCCCAACGAGCGCGATTGCTGGCAGAAGGCGGCGGAGATTTCAGGGCTGCTGGTGTGGGAGATGGCGGAATTTCAGCCGCTGGCCAAACGGTGGATCGACCGCGCGGTCGCCACGCAGAAGTCGGACGGCAACCTCAGTTACGGTGACTGGCATACCTCCAGCGGCGGCCATATACGCTCGTTCACCCCCCTGGCCAGCGAGACCGCCGCCGTGGGCGCGCCGATGATGCAGTTACACCGCCGCCATCCCGATCCCCGCTATCTGGAAAGTGCCGCCAGGCAGTATCAGGCGCTGCGTGATGCCCCCCGCACGACTGAGGGCGGGATCTGGTCGCGCGGCGAAGGCCCGGAGTTATGGATCGACTTCACCTACTTGATGTGCCCCTTCATGGCGGACTACGGCAAACTGGCAGGCGAGCCGGCGGCGGTGGACGAGGCGTTCGCGCAGTTTCGCGTTCATGTCGTGCGCCTGGTGGACAGCGAATTTCATCTCGCGCGCCATGCCTGGTGCGAAAAGCCCAATCATTTCCCGCAGTCGACCTTTTGGGCGCGCGGCAATGGCTGGTTGCTGGCGTGCTGTGCCGAGTTGCTGACGATTGCCCCGGATCACGCGCAGGCACCGTTTGTTCGCGACACCTACGCCAGGGTGTTGGGGGCCATGGCCGGCATGCAGGACGCCTCGGGATACTTCTTCCACGTTCTCGATGACCCCCTATCCAATCTGGAAGCTTCGGCGACCTTGATGTTTGCCTATGCGGCTGAGCGCGCCATCGAACTGGATGTGCCCGTGGCCGCCTGCCCGGCTGAGCAATTGCGCGCTCGGGCGATAAAGGCGTTTACGGTGGTGGCCGGCAGTGTCGAGAGTTGCGGTCGTGTGCCCGGTGTGGCCATGGTGCCAGGCGGGCCTGGGGTGCCCTTTGGCTGGACCTTGTTCGGCCAGGGGTTCTTTCTGCTCGCCGCCCATGCGCTGCGTGATCATCTGCACGGTCTGGAGGTTTGA
- a CDS encoding alpha-methylacyl-CoA racemase, which yields MTAAIPPSSADQPPRKPLEGVRIIDMSRLAPGPYCTMLLADLGAEVIVVGGGRAGNPIATFSRGKHFIKLDLKTEAGQAALQRLCQTADVFVESFRPGVCDRLGAGYETLSQQNPGLVYCSVTGYGQDGPLAQEAGHDISYLALTGVLGAIGPADGPPSVPLNLLADFAAGSFIAALGIVAALFDRTRTGKGQYVDAAMIDGCLSLLAMHWPVWQTPILPARGQGLLAGGAPYYRCYECADGKYVSVGALEPQFFINLWRTLFESEPPDHMDMRLWPAIRERFDARFREKTRDQWAGLFAGKEACLMPVLSPEEVWRQPHIVARHGTANADSVPVIPRFGTRAFPAPPTDTTDRSDQILAQAGLFPEEIAQASPQSERQRIPSRTWPPKMTHTP from the coding sequence ATGACCGCAGCGATCCCCCCATCTTCTGCCGATCAGCCGCCCCGCAAACCGCTCGAGGGTGTGCGGATCATCGACATGTCGAGGTTGGCACCCGGCCCCTACTGCACGATGCTGCTGGCTGACCTCGGCGCGGAAGTGATCGTGGTGGGCGGCGGGCGCGCCGGCAATCCGATCGCGACGTTTTCGCGAGGCAAGCATTTCATCAAACTGGATCTCAAGACCGAGGCCGGACAAGCTGCCCTGCAGCGCTTATGCCAGACCGCGGACGTGTTCGTCGAAAGCTTCCGGCCTGGGGTGTGTGACAGGCTGGGCGCGGGTTACGAGACCTTGAGTCAGCAGAATCCCGGTCTGGTCTATTGCTCGGTGACGGGCTACGGTCAGGACGGCCCACTGGCGCAGGAAGCCGGACATGACATCTCTTATCTGGCGCTGACCGGCGTGCTGGGCGCCATCGGCCCTGCAGACGGCCCACCTTCGGTGCCGCTGAACCTGTTGGCCGATTTTGCGGCGGGAAGTTTTATTGCGGCGTTGGGCATCGTGGCGGCCCTTTTCGACCGCACGCGCACGGGCAAAGGACAATATGTAGATGCGGCCATGATCGATGGGTGTCTGTCGCTGCTGGCTATGCATTGGCCCGTGTGGCAGACGCCCATTCTTCCGGCCCGCGGCCAGGGTTTGTTGGCTGGCGGCGCGCCCTATTATCGGTGCTACGAGTGCGCTGACGGCAAATACGTGTCCGTAGGCGCGCTGGAGCCGCAGTTTTTCATCAACCTGTGGCGCACCTTGTTCGAGAGCGAGCCGCCCGACCACATGGATATGCGCCTGTGGCCGGCTATTCGTGAGCGTTTCGATGCCCGCTTCCGGGAAAAGACTCGGGATCAGTGGGCCGGGCTTTTCGCGGGCAAAGAGGCCTGCCTGATGCCGGTGCTCAGCCCCGAGGAAGTCTGGCGGCAACCGCATATCGTGGCTCGGCATGGGACGGCCAACGCGGACAGCGTTCCGGTCATCCCCCGGTTTGGCACGCGGGCTTTCCCCGCGCCGCCCACTGATACGACGGACCGATCAGATCAGATCCTTGCGCAGGCCGGGCTGTTTCCTGAGGAGATCGCGCAGGCCAGCCCGCAGAGTGAACGCCAGCGGATACCTTCGCGCACCTGGCCTCCGAAGATGACCCACACACCTTGA
- a CDS encoding acyl-CoA dehydrogenase has translation MLISQYDDTYTTFREQVRRFAREKVKPYAALVDDEARPPTEALQASLELGLPGLPFSEALGGQDGDVFTQIITVEELARVCAATATTVSTCWIMMLVQRFGSAAQQQMIIEPVVRGEHRSAWGLTEPKGGSDLMGVVTTAKRSANGWVLNGTKRFITNGGWADWYLIFARTQDEQFGIFLVSKQDAGVSFGAPERKMGLRGSPTSDVILDNCEIPLDRVIGEPGRGGEYIRAGLLASRLKYAAHGLGIAQGALDEAVAYTQQREQFGRPIADFQMIKGMVADMAMRVEAGRAMLMHAATLTANNLPDARKYASMAKVLCTDAAMSVATDAVQLHGGYGYLKDYPVERMLRDAKVTQIWEGTNQIQRLMIAKEVYKS, from the coding sequence ATGCTGATATCTCAGTATGACGATACATACACGACGTTTCGTGAGCAGGTACGGCGTTTTGCCCGAGAAAAGGTCAAGCCATATGCCGCGCTTGTGGACGACGAGGCGCGTCCGCCGACAGAGGCGCTGCAAGCCAGTCTGGAGCTCGGGCTGCCCGGCCTGCCTTTTAGCGAGGCCTTGGGCGGGCAGGACGGCGACGTTTTCACGCAGATCATCACGGTCGAGGAGCTGGCGCGCGTGTGCGCGGCCACGGCCACCACGGTGTCGACCTGCTGGATCATGATGCTGGTGCAACGATTCGGCAGCGCGGCCCAGCAACAGATGATCATCGAGCCCGTAGTTCGCGGCGAACACCGATCGGCCTGGGGGCTGACCGAGCCCAAGGGCGGCTCGGATCTGATGGGGGTGGTGACCACGGCCAAGCGCAGCGCCAACGGCTGGGTGTTGAATGGGACCAAGCGATTCATCACCAATGGCGGCTGGGCCGATTGGTATCTGATCTTCGCGCGCACGCAAGACGAACAGTTCGGGATATTCCTGGTCAGCAAGCAGGATGCGGGCGTCTCGTTCGGGGCGCCGGAACGAAAAATGGGCCTGCGTGGCAGCCCGACCTCCGACGTGATCCTGGATAACTGCGAGATTCCGCTGGATCGCGTGATTGGCGAACCGGGTCGCGGCGGCGAATACATCCGTGCAGGTTTGCTGGCCTCGCGCCTGAAGTATGCCGCGCACGGACTGGGTATCGCGCAGGGCGCGCTGGATGAAGCCGTGGCCTACACGCAGCAGCGCGAACAGTTCGGCCGGCCCATCGCGGACTTCCAGATGATCAAGGGCATGGTGGCCGACATGGCCATGAGGGTGGAGGCTGGCCGCGCCATGCTGATGCACGCGGCCACGCTGACCGCCAACAATCTGCCCGACGCGAGGAAGTACGCATCCATGGCCAAGGTGCTGTGCACCGATGCCGCGATGTCCGTGGCTACCGATGCGGTTCAGTTGCATGGCGGCTACGGCTATCTGAAGGACTACCCGGTCGAACGCATGCTGCGCGACGCGAAGGTGACGCAGATCTGGGAAGGGACCAATCAGATTCAGCGTTTGATGATTGCCAAAGAAGTCTACAAAAGCTAG
- a CDS encoding coA-transferase III family protein: protein MSTVLDGIKVLELCEVFQGPLAGQILGDYGADVLKIERPGRGDSLRHSDTVANAQGTMGSYFGAVNRNKRSVCLDLKSPTDQQIFRRLLQEADVLMHNYRPGVLERLGFGYQEVQRINPRLVYAEASGFGQTGPLAGMAGQDFLIQSISGIAWKTTASAGAPTFINVPIADFTSGLLLAQGILLALMERHTSGRGKQVNVSLFGALMAMQSLEAATALNYRYETRWFERALNFTAQASDGWLTVIGFFRDNPLQLICQGLGIEDLSVTPGWEDKYGQAAGKEEIARMLQPHFLPLTVQQSVEKLQGAGVLAAPILDFDQALAHPQTEANELIATVPVAGQQDMRFVGSPIRLSRTPATIRRGPPTLDADRADVFAEEENA from the coding sequence ATGTCCACAGTTCTGGATGGCATCAAAGTGCTGGAGTTGTGCGAGGTATTCCAGGGCCCGCTGGCCGGCCAGATCCTGGGCGACTATGGCGCGGACGTGCTCAAGATCGAGCGTCCTGGTCGTGGCGATTCGCTCAGGCACAGCGACACCGTCGCCAATGCCCAGGGCACGATGGGAAGTTACTTCGGGGCAGTTAATCGCAATAAGCGATCAGTCTGCCTAGATCTGAAGAGCCCCACCGATCAACAGATCTTCAGGCGACTTCTGCAAGAGGCGGATGTGCTGATGCACAACTACCGGCCGGGCGTGCTCGAACGCCTGGGGTTTGGTTATCAGGAAGTGCAGCGCATCAATCCGCGTCTCGTCTACGCCGAGGCCAGCGGCTTCGGGCAGACGGGACCGCTGGCCGGCATGGCCGGGCAGGATTTCCTGATCCAGTCTATTAGCGGCATCGCCTGGAAGACCACTGCGTCGGCGGGCGCGCCGACCTTCATCAATGTTCCCATCGCGGATTTCACTTCCGGACTGCTTCTGGCGCAAGGCATTCTGCTGGCGCTGATGGAGCGCCATACGTCAGGCCGGGGGAAGCAGGTGAATGTCTCTCTGTTTGGCGCCTTGATGGCAATGCAAAGCCTTGAAGCGGCGACGGCGCTCAACTACCGCTATGAGACACGCTGGTTTGAGCGGGCGTTGAACTTCACGGCTCAGGCTAGCGACGGCTGGCTGACGGTCATCGGCTTCTTCCGGGATAACCCCCTTCAACTGATCTGCCAGGGGCTGGGGATAGAAGATTTGTCCGTAACGCCGGGCTGGGAAGACAAGTACGGCCAAGCCGCAGGCAAAGAAGAGATTGCGCGCATGTTGCAGCCGCATTTTCTCCCGCTCACTGTGCAGCAAAGTGTGGAAAAACTGCAGGGCGCGGGCGTGCTGGCCGCGCCTATTCTGGATTTTGATCAGGCATTGGCCCACCCTCAGACCGAAGCCAATGAGCTCATCGCCACGGTACCCGTGGCCGGCCAGCAGGACATGCGTTTCGTAGGCAGCCCGATCCGCTTGTCCCGTACACCGGCTACCATCCGGCGCGGTCCGCCTACCCTGGATGCCGACCGGGCCGACGTCTTCGCCGAGGAAGAAAACGCATGA
- a CDS encoding AMP-binding enzyme family protein, which produces MSAQARRSQAAAANDARILALSLNSRPDMMAADRHNQVSDALANDVVGTGQTVPAIVAHAVALFAERPFLEVAGGACESYAQTGRHVTELAARLHGLGVRAGHRVLSMLSNSHGAVHAWLAANQLNAVDVGINTGYKGASLEHAANLSQAQVMLTTAAFLQVILPCAPRLTHLRTIVLLDDAVYEGSVPDTLRVVRCADLRAAPIHDTLAHHAEPSDIASIIYTSGTSGPAKGVLLPHAQIALLARRSAEKMDLTEHDVFFSFYPMYHMAGKFMSVLATMVAGGKVVLDSGFDASQWLGRIRDYGATVTAAHGPMLEMVYAQPPLACRQPAPAQVDTHRTLSQTYCRRFRTAL; this is translated from the coding sequence ATGAGCGCTCAGGCCCGGCGCAGCCAGGCAGCGGCCGCAAATGATGCACGTATACTGGCGCTCTCCCTGAATTCACGCCCGGATATGATGGCCGCTGATCGACATAATCAGGTGAGCGACGCGCTCGCCAACGACGTAGTGGGGACCGGCCAGACCGTGCCGGCCATTGTGGCGCATGCCGTGGCGCTTTTTGCGGAAAGACCGTTTCTGGAGGTGGCCGGCGGCGCATGCGAGAGCTATGCACAGACCGGCCGGCACGTCACGGAGTTGGCCGCGCGATTGCATGGTCTGGGTGTGCGCGCCGGGCATCGGGTCTTGAGCATGCTGTCCAACTCCCATGGCGCCGTGCACGCCTGGCTGGCGGCCAATCAGCTCAATGCCGTCGATGTCGGAATCAACACCGGATACAAGGGCGCAAGCCTGGAACATGCGGCGAATCTGAGCCAAGCCCAGGTGATGCTGACGACCGCAGCGTTTCTCCAGGTGATTCTGCCTTGCGCACCGCGGTTGACGCACTTGCGCACCATCGTGCTGCTCGATGACGCTGTTTACGAAGGGAGCGTCCCCGACACTCTGCGGGTCGTTCGCTGTGCGGACCTCAGGGCAGCACCCATCCATGACACATTGGCTCATCACGCCGAGCCGTCCGATATTGCGTCGATCATATACACGTCAGGCACCAGCGGTCCTGCCAAAGGTGTGCTGCTGCCGCATGCGCAGATCGCTCTGCTGGCCAGGCGTTCGGCCGAGAAAATGGATCTCACCGAGCACGACGTTTTTTTCTCCTTCTATCCCATGTATCACATGGCGGGGAAATTCATGTCGGTGCTCGCCACCATGGTGGCTGGCGGCAAGGTCGTGCTGGACTCGGGCTTCGATGCCAGCCAATGGCTGGGCCGCATTCGTGACTACGGCGCCACCGTGACCGCCGCGCATGGACCGATGCTCGAGATGGTCTACGCCCAACCCCCCCTCGCCTGCCGACAGCCAGCACCAGCTCAGGTTGATACGCACCGCACCCTTTCCCAAACGTATTGCCGCCGCTTTCGAACAGCGCTTTAG
- a CDS encoding AMP-binding enzyme family protein, protein MTEIGIPCWTDHREALQVGSCGRVDEENFELAVLDVCDRPVPAGQVGEFAVRPRHPWTTMQGYLGMPEQTVQAWRNLWFHTGDCGYVDQSGAVYFVDRAKERIRRRAENISASDIEAAALLHPDIVESAAVGVDSGFEGDDDILLCVVPRPGVSMDYLALLRFLMAQLPHFMMPRFLCQMTALPRTVTGKLQRVSVKNTALSLELWDRKREGVNLRDLMDRPNAAEDARPAV, encoded by the coding sequence ATGACGGAAATCGGGATTCCCTGTTGGACGGATCATCGCGAAGCATTACAGGTGGGCTCCTGCGGCCGGGTCGACGAGGAAAACTTCGAACTCGCCGTGCTCGATGTCTGCGACCGTCCGGTTCCTGCCGGCCAGGTCGGTGAGTTTGCGGTTCGCCCGCGCCATCCCTGGACGACGATGCAAGGTTATCTGGGTATGCCGGAGCAGACCGTGCAGGCCTGGCGCAACTTGTGGTTTCACACCGGCGACTGCGGCTATGTGGATCAGTCGGGCGCGGTGTATTTTGTGGACCGGGCCAAGGAACGCATCCGTCGGCGCGCCGAGAATATTTCGGCCAGTGATATCGAGGCCGCCGCCCTGCTGCATCCGGACATCGTCGAATCGGCTGCGGTCGGTGTGGATTCTGGCTTCGAGGGCGACGATGATATATTGCTTTGCGTCGTCCCCAGGCCGGGCGTCAGCATGGATTACCTGGCGTTGCTGCGCTTTCTGATGGCCCAACTGCCGCACTTCATGATGCCGCGGTTCCTCTGTCAGATGACGGCCTTGCCGCGAACCGTTACCGGGAAACTGCAGCGTGTGTCGGTCAAAAACACCGCCTTGAGCCTGGAGTTGTGGGACCGCAAGCGTGAGGGGGTCAACTTACGCGACCTGATGGACCGGCCAAACGCGGCCGAGGATGCTCGGCCTGCCGTGTGA
- a CDS encoding transcriptional regulator, TetR family, whose translation MYLLDRIRERSIVLTQQHIRELTCSAVEKLVAFVQKQAGWAAKYPDDLVILILTSLQFRETDTPARQAVRAYYAIMTEVLTEIFTAGVHKGELSRTLDIETTVLANMARHDGNMLLWYRSGRDPAVGRMLTQSSCNAVRQFGANAM comes from the coding sequence GTGTATTTGCTGGATCGGATCCGCGAGCGCTCCATTGTGCTGACGCAACAGCATATCCGCGAGCTCACATGCAGCGCCGTGGAGAAACTGGTCGCCTTTGTGCAGAAACAGGCGGGCTGGGCCGCCAAGTATCCGGATGATCTGGTGATCCTGATCCTGACCAGCCTGCAGTTTCGTGAGACGGATACCCCAGCCAGGCAGGCCGTGCGGGCCTACTACGCCATCATGACCGAGGTGTTGACCGAAATCTTCACTGCCGGCGTGCACAAGGGTGAGCTGTCCAGAACCTTGGACATCGAAACCACGGTGCTGGCCAATATGGCCCGCCATGACGGCAATATGCTGCTGTGGTACCGCAGCGGCCGGGACCCGGCAGTCGGCAGAATGCTGACGCAGTCGTCCTGCAATGCGGTCCGTCAGTTCGGGGCGAACGCGATGTAA
- a CDS encoding bacterial regulatory helix-turn-helix, lysR family protein: MKFKLRHMEVFRAVMLTGSTSAAARMLFVSQPVVSRTLANIETSLGLPLFERKVGALLPTENARVIFREVDDLYSAAARIDGLVENLKGHRQERISFSSSPALGLRVVPKAIKHYLATQPPAAFSYKTSLIKEMPADLLGKVVDFALSIWPIDHPNLRCIPLFDGKICLAVPKGHPLSQRRLIKLEDLTGLPLILYQQEMPIGALIRERLRAAGVEDAPLVEINRSEQACALVHEGVGVALINELCVDEELWSGLVARPVDLDFPVAVYLITSAFETLQSGCETFLQMLVRQQVEALNTR; this comes from the coding sequence ATGAAATTCAAGCTGCGCCACATGGAAGTTTTTCGGGCAGTCATGCTGACCGGTTCGACCAGTGCAGCCGCGCGCATGCTGTTCGTTTCCCAGCCAGTTGTCAGCCGCACTCTGGCCAACATCGAGACCAGCCTCGGCCTACCATTATTCGAGCGCAAAGTCGGAGCGCTGTTACCCACCGAAAATGCGCGCGTCATCTTCCGGGAGGTCGATGATCTGTACAGCGCTGCGGCGCGGATCGACGGTCTGGTGGAAAATCTCAAAGGTCACCGGCAAGAGCGCATCAGCTTCTCGAGCAGTCCGGCACTTGGACTGCGAGTCGTGCCAAAGGCGATCAAGCACTATCTCGCCACTCAGCCACCGGCAGCCTTCTCATACAAGACCAGCTTGATCAAGGAAATGCCCGCTGATCTGCTAGGCAAGGTGGTCGACTTTGCGCTGTCGATCTGGCCTATTGACCACCCCAATCTACGCTGCATACCCTTGTTCGATGGCAAGATCTGCCTCGCGGTCCCGAAGGGCCACCCATTGTCGCAGCGCCGATTGATCAAGCTCGAAGACCTGACGGGCTTGCCCCTCATTCTCTATCAGCAAGAAATGCCCATAGGAGCATTGATCCGCGAACGGCTGCGTGCGGCTGGCGTCGAAGATGCGCCTCTTGTCGAAATCAACCGCTCTGAGCAGGCCTGCGCACTCGTGCACGAAGGCGTGGGTGTGGCGCTCATCAACGAGCTCTGCGTCGACGAGGAGTTGTGGAGTGGGCTGGTCGCCAGGCCGGTGGATCTGGATTTTCCGGTTGCGGTCTACCTCATCACCTCGGCGTTCGAGACCTTGCAGTCCGGATGCGAGACCTTCCTGCAGATGCTGGTACGTCAGCAAGTAGAGGCACTCAATACCCGGTGA
- a CDS encoding carboxymuconolactone decarboxylase family protein: MLTALGKGAELKMHVVGALNNGCTVEEIKEVLLQAMVYCGVPAGVEAFRATEEVLAAENLIEKKA, encoded by the coding sequence ATGTTGACCGCGCTGGGCAAGGGGGCTGAGTTGAAGATGCACGTCGTAGGCGCGCTCAACAACGGATGCACCGTGGAGGAAATCAAAGAGGTTTTGCTGCAGGCCATGGTTTATTGTGGAGTGCCTGCCGGCGTCGAAGCGTTCCGGGCGACGGAAGAGGTGCTTGCGGCTGAAAATCTGATCGAAAAGAAGGCCTGA
- a CDS encoding 3-hydroxyisobutyrate dehydrogenase, producing the protein MQRIGFIGLGAMGLPMAVNLLAKGYPVIGFDTQDRPAFVQAGGRVTGTVKDLVAEANIIITMLPNGPAVLEVAESQVLAHARRGQVLIDCSTIGVPSARKLHAMAADRGVAVLDAPVTGGVAGAQAGTLTIMVGGDETVFAGMRDVLLSMGSKLVYAGAAGNGQAVKICNNMAAGIIKIAISEAFVLARQLGVDEKIFFEVAAAGSAQSFALTRTCPVPGLVENSPSSRDYTNGFATNLMLKDMVLAQEAAMASGAATVLGGAATHLYQLCANAGLGERDNGIIYQYLSGKSA; encoded by the coding sequence ATGCAGCGTATCGGGTTCATTGGATTGGGCGCCATGGGGTTGCCCATGGCTGTTAACCTGCTGGCCAAGGGCTATCCCGTCATCGGTTTCGATACACAGGATCGTCCCGCCTTCGTACAGGCAGGCGGGCGGGTGACGGGTACAGTTAAAGACCTGGTGGCCGAGGCGAACATCATCATCACCATGTTGCCCAATGGCCCGGCAGTCCTTGAGGTGGCCGAAAGTCAGGTGCTGGCTCACGCTCGGCGCGGACAAGTGCTCATCGATTGCTCGACCATCGGTGTACCGAGCGCACGGAAGTTGCATGCGATGGCGGCCGATCGGGGCGTCGCGGTGCTCGATGCACCTGTTACCGGCGGCGTGGCCGGTGCCCAGGCAGGAACCCTCACCATCATGGTTGGGGGCGACGAGACAGTCTTCGCTGGCATGCGTGACGTCTTGTTAAGCATGGGCTCGAAGCTGGTGTATGCCGGTGCCGCGGGAAACGGTCAGGCCGTGAAAATCTGCAACAACATGGCCGCCGGAATTATCAAGATTGCTATCAGTGAAGCCTTCGTTCTGGCACGACAGCTAGGCGTCGACGAAAAGATTTTCTTCGAAGTCGCCGCCGCAGGCAGCGCACAGTCGTTTGCGCTGACGCGCACCTGCCCCGTGCCAGGACTGGTGGAGAATTCTCCCAGCAGCCGCGACTACACCAACGGCTTCGCCACCAATCTGATGCTCAAGGACATGGTTTTGGCGCAAGAAGCAGCCATGGCCAGTGGGGCTGCGACCGTTCTCGGAGGGGCGGCCACCCACCTTTATCAGCTGTGCGCCAATGCCGGTCTCGGTGAACGTGATAACGGCATCATCTACCAATATCTGTCGGGCAAGTCGGCATAA